Proteins from a single region of Dyadobacter fanqingshengii:
- a CDS encoding GPW/gp25 family protein, with translation MTEKNTFLGRGWAFPVTFLRDSSQVSLVENEEDILQSLIILLNTTIGERVLRPEYGANMEDLLFEALNVTTATMIINRIKRAILFHEPRVKVDEIDMKPDFEEGRIEVLISYFIIATNNRQNLVYPYLFIEATDVSK, from the coding sequence ATGACTGAGAAAAATACATTTCTAGGACGCGGCTGGGCCTTCCCAGTGACATTCCTCCGGGATTCCAGTCAGGTCAGCCTTGTTGAAAACGAGGAAGATATTCTCCAAAGTCTGATTATTCTGCTCAACACGACCATTGGAGAGCGGGTACTTCGGCCTGAGTATGGGGCAAATATGGAGGATTTACTTTTTGAAGCACTTAACGTGACCACGGCTACCATGATTATCAACCGGATCAAGCGGGCGATTCTTTTTCACGAACCCCGCGTAAAAGTGGATGAGATTGACATGAAGCCGGATTTCGAGGAAGGCCGGATCGAAGTTCTGATCAGCTATTTCATTATCGCTACCAATAATCGCCAGAATCTGGTTTATCCATACCTCTTTATCGAGGCTACTGACGTATCCAAATGA
- a CDS encoding PAAR domain-containing protein → MPAAVRVTDTTNHGGTVIGPGVATVLIGGMPAAVLGDNHICSLPPSGHQPTASPFIQGSATVLIGGMPSVRVGDICVCGAAAVVGEPTVIIG, encoded by the coding sequence ATGCCAGCAGCAGTCAGAGTCACAGACACTACCAATCATGGAGGAACGGTGATCGGTCCCGGAGTTGCAACTGTTCTGATCGGCGGAATGCCTGCCGCAGTTCTTGGTGACAACCACATTTGCTCATTGCCTCCAAGTGGTCATCAGCCGACCGCCAGCCCGTTTATACAAGGCAGCGCGACAGTTTTGATCGGAGGGATGCCGTCTGTGCGGGTAGGAGATATTTGTGTCTGCGGAGCCGCCGCAGTTGTAGGAGAACCCACCGTAATCATTGGATAA
- the vgrG gene encoding type VI secretion system tip protein VgrG, with protein sequence MPLVATSTETNPSLATYKIFSDGTELPASVGVAMISVQKAINKIPSARLVLYDGDVAEADFELSGGDLFIPGKEVEIRAGYNNFEESVFKGIIIRHGLEVTEKASKLTIDLKDPVVKMTVGRKNKYFFESKDSEIIEEIIGSYTGLSSDIEATTATHPEMVQYYVTDWDFIVTRAEVNGKISLIEDGKVRMLKPETSADARLELQYGTNVVEFQAEIDARTQYSSSKSISWDLASQELKEVEGSDPGMDFQSNLSGSDLADVIGLSDFRLQHSGGLDDQELQAWADATLMRSRLSKIQGQVKILGDNTIKPGDMVSLAGFGDRFNGKAFVSSVYHEISPNRKWFTHLGLGLDSKFLSSLYDDVLDVPAAGLVPAIQGLHIGVVTSLDDPLGEHRVRIFIPVIDPGSEGTWARTAAPDAGEGDNARGIFFMPEIGDEVIVGFINEDPRDPVILGKLFSSAKPAPFTQNDDNHQKGIVTRSQLKLVFDDEKKFVTIKTPKGNKVTLSDDEGSILLEDENGNKVTLNAKGISLESAKDIILKASGDVKIEGANIEIKASAQMKAEGGAGAEFSSSASTKVKGSIVQIN encoded by the coding sequence ATGCCACTTGTCGCAACCAGCACCGAAACGAATCCCAGCCTTGCTACCTATAAGATTTTTTCTGATGGTACAGAGTTGCCTGCTTCTGTGGGTGTTGCTATGATTTCTGTCCAAAAAGCCATCAACAAAATTCCCTCAGCCCGGTTGGTTTTATATGATGGCGACGTAGCAGAGGCAGATTTTGAATTAAGCGGGGGAGATCTTTTCATTCCTGGGAAAGAGGTAGAAATCCGTGCAGGGTACAACAATTTCGAAGAATCCGTTTTCAAAGGAATTATCATCCGACATGGACTGGAAGTAACAGAAAAAGCATCAAAGCTTACAATAGATTTGAAGGACCCGGTTGTAAAAATGACCGTGGGGCGCAAAAATAAATACTTTTTTGAATCGAAAGATTCTGAAATTATTGAAGAAATAATTGGCTCATACACTGGCCTGTCATCAGATATTGAAGCCACCACGGCTACCCATCCGGAGATGGTTCAGTATTATGTCACGGATTGGGATTTCATCGTTACCAGGGCCGAAGTGAATGGAAAGATTTCCCTGATTGAAGACGGGAAAGTTCGGATGCTAAAACCAGAAACCAGTGCAGATGCTAGACTGGAACTTCAATATGGAACCAATGTCGTTGAGTTCCAGGCCGAAATTGACGCCAGGACACAATATTCATCCAGTAAAAGCATAAGCTGGGACCTGGCCAGCCAGGAGCTCAAAGAAGTAGAAGGCAGTGACCCGGGCATGGATTTCCAGAGTAATCTGAGCGGTTCTGATTTGGCAGATGTGATCGGGCTCAGTGATTTTCGGCTTCAGCACAGCGGAGGCCTGGATGACCAGGAATTGCAGGCTTGGGCAGATGCGACGCTTATGCGAAGTCGCTTATCTAAAATCCAGGGTCAGGTCAAGATTTTGGGAGACAACACAATTAAGCCCGGTGACATGGTGTCGTTGGCAGGATTTGGAGACCGTTTCAATGGAAAGGCTTTTGTTTCCTCTGTTTACCATGAGATTTCACCAAACAGAAAATGGTTTACCCATCTCGGTTTAGGTCTGGATTCAAAATTCCTTTCCAGCCTGTACGATGACGTTTTGGATGTGCCGGCAGCTGGCTTGGTTCCTGCCATTCAAGGACTTCATATCGGAGTGGTCACCAGTTTGGACGATCCATTAGGAGAGCACCGGGTCAGGATTTTTATCCCTGTGATTGATCCTGGCTCAGAAGGAACGTGGGCGCGAACGGCTGCGCCGGATGCCGGCGAGGGAGATAATGCCAGGGGAATATTCTTTATGCCTGAGATCGGCGATGAAGTTATTGTTGGCTTTATCAATGAAGATCCAAGAGATCCGGTCATTCTCGGAAAACTATTCAGCTCTGCCAAACCAGCTCCTTTTACTCAAAATGATGACAATCATCAAAAAGGAATAGTGACGCGGAGCCAGCTAAAGCTTGTCTTTGATGATGAAAAAAAGTTCGTCACGATCAAAACTCCCAAGGGAAATAAAGTTACCCTGAGTGATGATGAGGGAAGTATTCTCCTGGAAGATGAAAACGGCAATAAAGTAACCCTGAATGCAAAAGGAATTTCGCTTGAATCTGCGAAAGACATTATCTTAAAAGCATCCGGGGACGTAAAAATCGAAGGAGCAAATATCGAAATAAAGGCTTCGGCTCAAATGAAGGCTGAGGGAGGTGCGGGTGCCGAGTTTTCTTCCTCTGCAAGTACCAAAGTGAAAGGCTCAATTGTGCAAATCAACTAA
- a CDS encoding CIS tube protein: protein MALKDIFSPLGGLEKMKITAFTDDTYETSKETFVVMYNPTAFSQEFKSKWIPEEGLTDGKQYQFRTLESDSVTFEFLFDATAASPPGKDVPGDINLNYLGSNKPNLDQISGNKVSAIDLINEDKHVDRAIRKFLDITQNIQSDTHKPNYLQINWGAFQFRGVLSGATVNYKLFNSAGLPIRATVSANFDQSVSRQEQAAEAGRTSPDLTHIRVVKAGDTLPIMCLRIYGSPEFYLKVAEVNKLRNFRKLEVGQEVFFPPIAKS from the coding sequence ATGGCACTGAAAGATATCTTTTCTCCTTTAGGAGGGCTGGAAAAAATGAAAATCACCGCTTTCACGGATGACACCTATGAGACATCCAAGGAGACTTTTGTGGTGATGTATAATCCTACAGCTTTCAGTCAGGAATTCAAGTCCAAGTGGATTCCTGAGGAAGGGTTAACCGATGGGAAACAGTACCAATTCAGAACACTGGAGTCCGACAGCGTTACGTTTGAATTTCTATTTGATGCAACTGCCGCATCGCCTCCCGGTAAAGATGTTCCCGGCGATATTAACCTGAACTACCTGGGAAGCAACAAGCCGAATCTTGACCAGATTAGTGGAAACAAGGTTTCGGCAATTGACCTGATCAATGAGGATAAACACGTAGACCGGGCAATCAGAAAGTTTTTGGATATCACACAGAATATCCAGTCGGATACCCATAAGCCTAATTATTTACAGATCAATTGGGGAGCGTTCCAGTTTCGGGGTGTCCTGAGTGGAGCCACTGTCAACTACAAGCTTTTCAATTCAGCCGGACTTCCGATCCGAGCAACTGTTTCTGCAAATTTCGATCAGTCCGTTTCCCGTCAGGAACAGGCGGCCGAAGCGGGACGTACCTCACCGGATCTTACTCACATAAGAGTGGTAAAAGCAGGTGACACCCTTCCCATCATGTGTTTGCGAATATATGGCTCTCCCGAATTTTATCTGAAGGTAGCTGAGGTTAACAAGCTCCGAAACTTCCGTAAGCTGGAAGTTGGGCAAGAGGTCTTTTTTCCACCCATAGCGAAATCCTAA
- a CDS encoding DUF5908 family protein yields MPIEIKELIIRTTVDAAEEKPTGASKPAPGTESILLGIRELTRLIKEKNER; encoded by the coding sequence ATGCCTATAGAAATTAAAGAATTGATTATCCGCACCACGGTAGATGCAGCGGAAGAAAAGCCAACCGGTGCATCTAAACCTGCACCGGGGACGGAATCTATCCTTTTGGGAATCCGGGAACTGACCAGATTGATCAAGGAAAAAAACGAACGTTAA
- a CDS encoding phage tail protein has product MIFHPPTGFHFIVRLEGLLTKYPGLPDIGFQEVGGLSVEIGVEEYAEGGENRFKHRMPGPVTYPNLTMKRGMLSGTQAVKWFKDSVEGFQFEAHDITVVLLNEDHIPLQAWNFINAWPVKWSIEGLNAMENTLMIESIEFAYQYFRRISPGDVLPI; this is encoded by the coding sequence ATGATTTTTCATCCGCCTACCGGGTTTCATTTTATTGTTCGGCTCGAAGGTCTTCTAACGAAGTATCCCGGCCTGCCTGATATCGGATTTCAGGAAGTTGGAGGATTGAGTGTGGAAATTGGCGTGGAAGAGTATGCCGAAGGAGGAGAAAACAGATTCAAACACCGTATGCCCGGACCTGTCACTTACCCAAACCTCACGATGAAAAGAGGCATGCTAAGTGGAACCCAGGCTGTGAAATGGTTCAAAGATTCCGTGGAGGGATTCCAGTTTGAAGCCCATGACATCACGGTGGTTTTGCTGAATGAGGACCATATCCCACTGCAAGCATGGAATTTCATTAATGCCTGGCCTGTCAAATGGAGTATCGAGGGCCTCAACGCTATGGAAAACACACTGATGATTGAATCTATTGAATTTGCCTATCAATATTTTCGGAGAATTTCACCAGGCGACGTTTTACCAATCTGA
- a CDS encoding phage tail protein, translated as MAVAYPIAVFHFQVEWGGTRIGFTEVSGLTIELQSIDYREGSSLEYHVTKMPGIPQFSNIVLKRGVFRADNEFFQWLNTVKMNKIERRDLTISLLNEEHEPVMVWKVKEAWPCKVEGPTLNSTGNEVAIETIELCHEGLAIETP; from the coding sequence ATGGCAGTAGCATATCCAATAGCCGTCTTTCATTTTCAGGTAGAATGGGGCGGTACGCGCATCGGCTTTACGGAGGTTTCAGGACTTACCATTGAGCTCCAGTCAATTGACTACAGAGAAGGCAGCTCGCTTGAATACCATGTGACCAAAATGCCTGGTATTCCACAATTCAGCAATATTGTCCTCAAAAGGGGTGTGTTCCGGGCTGACAATGAGTTTTTTCAATGGCTGAATACCGTCAAGATGAACAAAATCGAGCGGAGAGATCTTACGATCAGTTTGCTTAATGAGGAGCACGAGCCGGTTATGGTCTGGAAAGTGAAGGAAGCATGGCCATGCAAAGTGGAAGGTCCGACACTCAATTCAACCGGTAATGAGGTAGCGATCGAGACCATTGAGCTCTGTCACGAAGGATTGGCTATCGAAACTCCCTAA
- a CDS encoding phage tail sheath family protein produces MSTYATPGVYIKEISTLPASIAAVDTAIPAFIGHTALASKNGESVRGIPTRITSMLDYESIFGFANPEAISIDIQDTYTGEDGQPAKLSSRIVKANAPANPSAYKMYYSLRLFFDNGGGPCYIISVNDFTTPPAVGDSTTATSLLGGLAALEKVDEPTLILFPDDLTLANGKSVYEAALAQCEKLKDRFVIMDVKVNTSDPFADGENFRNTGIGSGDLKYGAAYYPNLKSALNFGYDSSSVTIIQTNRYIGTGTPNPAITNAANASNLTALSSEDPSLHRAILSEISKLYITVPPSGAIAGVYARVDSQRGVWKAPANVDIRSVIGPALKVSHEQQASLNVDASSGKSINVIRSFTGKGTLVWGARTLAGNDNEWRYVPVRRLFIFIEESVQKATEFVVFEPNDANTWLRVKTMIENFLTKLWRDGALAGAKPEEAFFVRIGLGITMTSQDILEGIMNVEIGLAAVRPAEFIILKFSHKLQEA; encoded by the coding sequence ATGTCAACTTACGCCACACCGGGTGTTTACATCAAAGAAATTTCAACGCTTCCGGCTTCAATAGCAGCAGTCGATACCGCCATACCGGCTTTTATCGGGCATACCGCGCTGGCTTCAAAAAACGGAGAATCAGTTAGAGGGATCCCAACCCGGATTACCTCCATGCTGGACTACGAATCGATTTTTGGCTTCGCCAATCCGGAAGCCATTTCCATTGATATCCAGGATACTTATACAGGTGAAGACGGCCAACCCGCCAAATTGAGTTCCAGGATCGTCAAAGCCAATGCTCCTGCAAATCCGAGTGCTTACAAAATGTACTACAGCCTAAGGCTCTTCTTTGACAATGGCGGAGGCCCATGCTATATCATCTCGGTAAATGATTTCACCACACCGCCAGCAGTCGGTGACAGCACTACCGCGACAAGTCTTTTAGGAGGGTTGGCCGCATTAGAAAAAGTGGACGAGCCGACGCTGATCCTTTTTCCGGACGACCTAACACTTGCAAATGGGAAATCGGTATATGAAGCCGCCTTAGCCCAATGTGAAAAGCTGAAAGACCGATTTGTAATTATGGATGTGAAAGTCAATACCTCGGATCCTTTTGCTGATGGTGAAAACTTCCGTAATACAGGCATTGGCTCGGGTGATTTGAAATATGGAGCCGCTTATTATCCCAATTTAAAAAGTGCCTTGAACTTTGGATATGATTCTTCGTCGGTTACAATCATCCAAACCAATAGATATATTGGCACAGGTACCCCGAATCCGGCCATAACAAATGCTGCCAACGCCTCGAACTTAACTGCGCTTTCGTCAGAGGATCCCAGTTTACATCGGGCGATACTTTCAGAAATCAGTAAACTTTATATCACCGTCCCCCCATCCGGAGCTATCGCTGGTGTGTACGCCCGTGTCGACAGTCAAAGAGGGGTATGGAAAGCTCCTGCCAATGTCGACATCCGCTCTGTGATTGGTCCAGCCTTGAAGGTATCGCATGAACAACAGGCTTCCTTAAACGTGGATGCCTCCTCGGGCAAATCGATCAATGTAATAAGGTCGTTTACGGGTAAAGGAACGTTGGTTTGGGGAGCGAGAACGCTTGCCGGCAATGACAATGAATGGCGCTATGTGCCTGTCCGCCGACTTTTCATTTTCATCGAGGAATCCGTTCAAAAAGCGACCGAATTCGTGGTTTTCGAGCCCAATGATGCCAACACCTGGCTGCGTGTAAAAACGATGATCGAAAACTTCCTGACCAAACTTTGGAGAGATGGTGCGCTCGCGGGAGCCAAACCCGAAGAGGCGTTCTTTGTGAGGATCGGTCTTGGAATCACGATGACTTCTCAGGATATTCTTGAAGGCATTATGAATGTCGAAATCGGCCTTGCAGCAGTTAGGCCAGCAGAGTTCATCATACTGAAATTCTCTCACAAGCTTCAGGAAGCCTAA
- a CDS encoding phage tail sheath family protein, with product MAEFKTPGVYIQEISTLPASIVPVATAIPAFVGYTAQRLRNGETFEVNIPVRVTSYLEYKEIFGESFFENYTITITDGPTVAITDPANFSQYLMTYQVYMYFSNGGGPCWIVSVGDFVDTPTGDDIDVNDLLGGLKVLEEEDEPTLLVIPEAAMLSDVNRKTLHDQMLAQCAKLQDRFALMDALHYANQTVAEDGADFRAEVGNSDLKYGASYYPGLRTILFRNFNPNSLTVTDNRGGAGLGPFNDLPISRIDGGPIFAAATIRIINNTNISGDGFTIGGKTFTEGAEFIKGDGPATTAQALLAAIQNAADPSYTANRQAEKIILVSTLPREAGAATVLTYNDSGGNAGGSASGNGTFSLAPPDKTLYNTIIASLKSKLMDLYPSASMAGVYARIDSQRGVWKAPANVDLRSVERPTISVSPEEQGILNVDATSGKSINVIRFFQGKGTLVWGARTLAGNDNEWKFIPVRRLYIFIEESVKKATEFVVFEPNDANTWLRVKTMVENFLSNLWREGALAGAKSEEAFFVRIGLGQTMTALDILEGRMNVEIGLAAVRPTEFIILKFSHKLQES from the coding sequence ATGGCAGAATTCAAAACCCCCGGGGTGTACATCCAGGAAATATCCACCCTTCCCGCATCCATCGTACCGGTAGCTACTGCCATTCCGGCCTTCGTGGGCTATACTGCGCAGCGACTCAGAAATGGCGAGACCTTTGAGGTAAACATCCCTGTAAGGGTAACTTCCTATCTGGAATACAAGGAAATTTTTGGGGAATCTTTTTTCGAAAACTACACGATTACAATCACCGATGGTCCGACGGTTGCCATAACGGACCCGGCCAACTTTTCCCAATACCTGATGACCTACCAGGTATATATGTATTTTTCAAATGGGGGAGGGCCTTGTTGGATTGTTTCGGTGGGCGATTTTGTGGATACACCTACCGGAGATGATATCGATGTTAATGACTTACTGGGGGGATTGAAAGTGTTGGAGGAGGAGGATGAACCAACCCTGCTGGTAATCCCGGAGGCTGCCATGCTTTCTGACGTCAACCGTAAAACCCTTCACGATCAAATGCTTGCCCAATGTGCTAAACTTCAGGATCGTTTTGCGCTGATGGATGCTTTGCATTATGCCAATCAGACTGTTGCAGAGGACGGAGCTGACTTCAGGGCCGAAGTTGGAAACTCGGATCTTAAGTACGGTGCCAGCTACTACCCGGGACTCAGAACAATACTCTTCCGGAACTTTAATCCCAATTCACTAACGGTAACAGATAACCGAGGCGGAGCAGGTTTGGGACCCTTCAATGATCTGCCCATATCCAGGATCGATGGAGGGCCGATATTCGCTGCTGCCACGATCAGAATCATCAACAATACAAATATCAGCGGAGATGGTTTTACGATCGGAGGGAAAACGTTCACCGAAGGCGCAGAATTTATTAAGGGTGACGGGCCTGCCACAACCGCGCAGGCACTTCTAGCTGCGATTCAGAACGCTGCTGATCCTTCATATACTGCAAACCGTCAGGCTGAGAAAATCATCCTGGTGTCAACTCTTCCGAGAGAAGCAGGGGCAGCAACTGTCCTTACCTATAATGATTCTGGGGGGAATGCTGGCGGAAGCGCCTCCGGTAATGGCACTTTTTCATTGGCCCCTCCGGACAAAACACTTTATAATACGATCATTGCGAGTCTTAAAAGTAAGCTGATGGATTTGTATCCATCAGCAAGTATGGCCGGAGTGTATGCGCGGATCGACAGTCAAAGGGGGGTATGGAAAGCTCCTGCCAATGTGGATCTCAGATCTGTCGAACGCCCGACTATTTCCGTAAGCCCGGAAGAACAGGGAATATTGAATGTAGATGCGACGTCAGGGAAGTCAATCAATGTTATCCGTTTTTTTCAGGGAAAAGGAACCCTGGTTTGGGGTGCAAGGACCTTGGCCGGAAATGACAACGAGTGGAAATTTATCCCTGTCCGCAGGCTGTATATTTTCATTGAAGAATCCGTCAAAAAAGCGACCGAATTCGTGGTGTTTGAGCCTAATGATGCCAATACCTGGCTTCGGGTAAAGACCATGGTCGAAAATTTCCTGTCCAATCTCTGGAGGGAAGGAGCGCTTGCAGGTGCAAAATCAGAAGAGGCATTTTTTGTGAGGATCGGGCTGGGGCAAACCATGACGGCCCTGGACATTCTGGAAGGCAGAATGAATGTAGAAATCGGTCTGGCGGCTGTGAGGCCGACAGAGTTCATCATCCTGAAATTTTCACATAAGCTTCAGGAATCCTAA
- a CDS encoding DUF4255 domain-containing protein, with amino-acid sequence MIHSTLDFLTQELDAFIKLKVGDPLTTRIFLSGVTNEQGIAIPDQALGLSLINIEEERTNKDQQSRFINAVGKVEKRNPEIQLNLYVLITANFQNKLAGNSSDDYLEGLKQLSYAIAFFQGKNVFTPENSPALSGFDTNLTKIVVELYSYSFEQLYNFWTVVGAKYLPSVLYKVKTLRIQENAIQESGEPIEQIFISSIHKS; translated from the coding sequence ATGATTCACTCTACCTTGGATTTTTTGACACAGGAGCTCGATGCATTCATTAAGTTGAAGGTGGGAGATCCTCTCACTACGAGGATATTCCTATCCGGAGTTACTAATGAACAAGGCATTGCCATTCCTGATCAGGCTCTAGGACTTTCTCTCATAAATATCGAGGAGGAGCGTACGAATAAAGACCAGCAAAGCCGCTTTATCAATGCTGTGGGGAAAGTCGAAAAGCGAAACCCTGAGATTCAGCTCAACTTGTATGTGTTAATCACAGCCAATTTTCAGAACAAATTGGCAGGTAACAGCTCCGATGATTATTTGGAGGGCCTGAAGCAGCTGAGCTACGCGATCGCGTTTTTCCAAGGTAAAAATGTCTTTACGCCGGAAAATAGCCCAGCACTATCTGGATTTGACACCAATTTAACCAAAATCGTGGTGGAATTGTATAGCTATTCCTTCGAGCAGCTTTATAATTTCTGGACCGTCGTAGGCGCCAAATATCTGCCAAGTGTGCTGTATAAGGTGAAAACACTAAGAATTCAGGAGAATGCGATTCAGGAAAGCGGGGAGCCGATCGAGCAGATTTTTATTTCTTCAATTCACAAATCATGA
- a CDS encoding cupin domain-containing protein: MTSVVQDHDQIKPPCVDLDDTNRIVELIKEIGEQERHFNTLTGTYKTMASTWLLAVFGGIGFVLANRIEPWLLYTAGIGIAGSVGILLLWIIDLCVYQRLLNAAFTEGLKIEERYIWLPRIRHVMVANVNTGSITTNLSWFYVLGVCAPLFIFDYCIGSYLLINFEIALTVGFMVSTGLLTFFLAYRIRFGSKEKRSEKPLKVNPEEIDVDKKFNKSQKIILVTVGPAVYLIVCIVIYASLTAKYDADTVKTISLKTNYDYLAPDGSEIRLLSAMASGSLAHCVLLPKGVSSAVQHRTVVEIWYILQGEGEIWREHNKVATVNRISPGASLTIPTHTKFQFRNTGADSLKILIVTMPPWPGSDEAIKVNDYWRTIEPDARFRK, encoded by the coding sequence ATGACTTCTGTCGTCCAGGACCACGACCAAATCAAGCCACCCTGTGTTGATCTTGATGATACAAACAGAATTGTTGAACTGATTAAAGAAATTGGTGAGCAAGAACGCCACTTCAATACATTGACAGGAACCTATAAAACAATGGCATCAACTTGGCTCCTAGCTGTTTTTGGTGGGATAGGTTTTGTTTTAGCCAATCGCATTGAACCATGGCTTTTGTATACTGCGGGAATTGGCATCGCAGGTAGTGTTGGTATACTGCTCCTTTGGATCATTGATCTATGCGTATACCAGCGATTGTTGAATGCGGCCTTCACTGAAGGTTTAAAAATAGAGGAAAGGTATATTTGGCTACCACGCATACGTCATGTTATGGTTGCTAATGTTAACACGGGATCCATAACTACAAACCTCTCGTGGTTTTATGTGCTGGGTGTCTGCGCTCCCTTATTTATTTTTGATTATTGTATCGGAAGTTATTTGTTAATTAATTTCGAAATAGCGCTCACCGTGGGATTCATGGTATCAACTGGACTTTTAACCTTTTTTTTAGCGTATAGGATTAGGTTTGGATCAAAGGAAAAGAGAAGCGAAAAACCTCTCAAGGTTAATCCGGAAGAGATCGACGTGGATAAAAAATTTAACAAATCTCAAAAAATTATACTGGTAACAGTGGGCCCCGCGGTTTACCTGATAGTTTGCATCGTGATCTATGCAAGCCTTACTGCCAAGTATGATGCGGATACAGTTAAAACGATTTCCTTAAAAACAAATTATGACTATCTCGCACCAGACGGCTCTGAGATCAGATTATTATCGGCGATGGCCAGCGGTAGTTTGGCGCATTGCGTTCTTCTCCCCAAGGGAGTATCGAGCGCTGTTCAGCACAGAACAGTGGTTGAGATATGGTATATTCTGCAAGGAGAGGGGGAAATTTGGCGTGAGCATAACAAAGTTGCCACAGTTAACAGGATTTCACCTGGAGCCAGCCTTACTATACCCACTCATACAAAATTTCAATTTCGCAATACCGGAGCCGATTCGCTCAAAATATTAATCGTAACAATGCCGCCTTGGCCAGGCAGCGATGAAGCCATTAAGGTCAACGACTATTGGCGGACGATCGAACCTGATGCGCGTTTTAGAAAATAG
- a CDS encoding RrF2 family transcriptional regulator gives MAIFSKTCEYAIRAVLYIAHKSALDKRVGIKDIAAGIDSPELYLAKILQDLSRKGIISSAKGPNGGFYIENNALSKPISDIVEAVDGNGLFYGCALGLKQCSEINPCPLHDQFKAIRDQIKDLLYTTNIGAFNQELLAGMLSLKK, from the coding sequence ATGGCGATATTTTCAAAAACGTGCGAGTATGCAATCAGGGCGGTGCTTTATATCGCACACAAATCTGCTTTGGACAAGAGGGTAGGGATTAAAGACATTGCAGCGGGGATAGATTCTCCCGAACTGTATCTGGCTAAAATCTTGCAGGATTTAAGCAGGAAAGGCATCATCAGTTCAGCAAAGGGACCTAATGGCGGTTTTTACATTGAAAATAATGCTCTATCGAAGCCCATCAGCGACATTGTAGAAGCGGTGGACGGGAATGGACTTTTTTATGGCTGCGCATTGGGCTTAAAGCAATGTTCAGAAATCAACCCATGCCCACTCCATGACCAGTTCAAGGCAATCCGCGACCAAATTAAGGATCTGCTTTATACCACAAACATAGGAGCGTTTAATCAGGAACTACTGGCAGGCATGCTTTCCTTGAAGAAATAG